AGTTCATTTGGTTAAGAAACATTCCATTTTGTGTATGactgctaagaaaaaaaaaaacgttcaggTCGTTAAAACTTTAAAAAATTCAAAGCGGGGTATGCAGGTACTTAAGAAAATGGGTACGGACAATATCGCATTGTAGCGGGTGCGCGTTGTTGACGTCAAAGGCGTGCAGATGATAAAGTTTTAGAGATAGTATTTGACCGTACAACTTGGGACACGATATCGGCCACGGTTGCGAAATAATGCAAAGTGAGTGCAACGAAACGCGAAAGACGTACAAAGCTGTTTGGGTTTTGACTCTTGAGGTTTCGGGTTACGCAAAACCGTCTGAGGGCACTATCTCTAAAACTCCCCATTGTCTGCCTGGCAAGGGGCAATTGTACGAAGTAACGGATGTGTAAAGCTGACAGCGATTCTCAAGCTGAAGTAACTGCACATGTTTGAGCGTGGCAGTGGTTAAAATTGCACTAACTGGCTGCTTTGTTGAAAGCAACGTAATAATGAGCGAATATAAAAAAATGGCTTCATTTAATTCTATCTCTATATTTTTTGGCAAGGTATTAAATCATAGCTGCGCAAGAGATTGGACCTCGACAAAGGTAGGGTTAATTAACTGCGACGAGCCTCGATGGCAACTCTGGGTGGACTTTTCACCGCGGGAACGGGATCGTGTACGTTTGGCATGAAGTGAAATACGTCTGCATCAAataaatgcgttttttttttgttctttgtttacTATATTTCATTCTAAGCTTTTCTCTGTAGATAAAATTTCTATGCCGAAACAATCCACATGTATAGAAGCAGAGACATGAAACGAACACTTCATCGTCGTTCGGTGTGTCGTAAAGTTTTGGTCAAGTTTTCTGCAGTGAACGCGACTGCCCCACGGCCGGTACATGCCGACCGATGGTGACACTTCTAGAGAGGTCGCGGGCGCGCGAATATATATCCGTAACGATGACTTATACGAGACATCTCTCGAAGTTGCGTGAATTAGAATCGGGAAGGTGGAAGAACGTACGTGTTACTCACTTCCATTCGTATCCTCTATAACAATGACTCGAATAAGCTCACCATACGTACTCCGAAACTGGTTACACTTTGTTGAAGTGACGACACGCTTATAACGCTCGTCGACTGCACGCGCATGCTTTTGTGGCGACACATCTTGACAGCCGCACGTTACACGCGTAACAGCGGCCACACAGACATACAACACCGCGCACACCGCAGTTTTTCTTTTCTCTGATGTGACAGAACAAGCGGAGGTCCCGTGCAGCCGCAGCCCTTCGGGAGGCGCCGAAAGAAGATCAACACACGCAACAAGGCGCAATGGCGTCGCTAAAAGCACACACGTCATGCACGTGGTCTTGTTGCGTGCACCTAATGAATCACCACCGTCCTCGAGATCACAGCGCAATGTCCCTGATGCTGTGACTGGAGCTGGTGTCCGACTCGTTGCCGCGCACCACGGAGCCCGGCCTGTTGAGGTACTGGAAGGGCCTTTCCGGTAGCCGCTCCAGCGTGACGTCACCGAAGCCCCGCACGTCCAGCACTTCCCAGCGGTTGTTGCGACCACCCTGGCGCCGGAACTTGGGTCGGTCCAGGCTCTGCGTCGCATAGTCCACGGGGCCAGGACTATGCAGCGGCGTATGCGAAACAGTGACCGCGCCGGCCGAACCGTTCGACGTCCACGGTTCTCCCCGGTTCAACTCCGACGTGGAGCGGGACATGTTGCGGTAACCGTTGAGCAGTCCTCCGCCTCCACCGCCGCGGGCAACGAGGTCGGCGAACGAAGAGGCGTCGAACTCGGACCTGGGGCTCGGGCCGGCCCACAGGGCCGGGTTGGGAGCGTAGAAGTCGACGCCCGACGGTCCCAGCACGCAGCCGTTGAGGCTGCCGTTGAATGCGGCGTTGTACACGCCCTGCTGGTGGTGGCCCCCGCCGCCCACGGCGCGCACCATGAGCCCGGACACGGACGAGGTGCTCCGCTTGAGTGCCGAGTTGTGTGCTACGATGTATGTGGGCTCGCTGTCGGCGGCCGTCGCGTACCGAGACCTGGACGACATGGAGCCTCCGCCAGCGTTGCCGTTGGCACGATGGGCGCCCGGGCTGGCGCTGCCGCTGGCCACGCCGTTGCTCGCGGAACCGCTGGGTCCCGCTGAGCCGTTGCTCTTGCTGGGCGCCAGGTCCCGGTAAGAGGTGACCTGCGAAAGGTGTCAGGGGATCGCATAGTTTACAAGACAGCCGGCCCGAAGGTGAAAAGCCAACCTTTGTCTCGATTGCGCATTCACAACTCTACTGCATGTCTtccttatttacttatttatttaaccATTTATTTATGCAAGTGTGTTACAGTTATAAAACCGCACGCTGATTCAATTACAATAATCGCAAACGTGACATTAACGGGTTTAATACCGCCCAATATCATTTTGCGGCCTGTGTGCAGCAATAGAATAAAGACATCTGCGATAAGTCAGCAAAGTTCAACCGCTACCGCTGATAAAACCaacaaagcaggggcgtagccagaaatttttttcgggggggggggttcaaccatactttatgtatgttcgtgcgtgcgtttgtatgtgtgcgtgtatatgtacgcaagcaaaactgaaaaatttcgggggggggggggttgaacccccccaaaccccccccttggctacgcccctgcaacaaaGCGATGGCTTGCCCGTAAATAGGCTGTGTAGCGCGTAGCCCTAAAGAGACCAGCTCTTCTCTGGCATATAGGAaggttcttgtcttggcgcactgaaacgatatgccctttgtcggaacaaagggtacTGGGACAAAGGGTCCGTCCAAAGGGTCCGTCCTCAGCACGGAAGGcattgaaagcgttattgcgtttcttgcggacaaATGCATGGTCTCACACACGGACTTTAAGCAGTGCcgtattctcctttcctttcttcccCCCTTTTATTGCTCTTCattttttctaacatctctcttctatcatttttttatcccccttaccccttcccccagcacagggtagccagccgttctagaactggctaacctccctgtctttccgcatatttcttccttccttccttccttccttccttccttccttccttccttccttccttcctctggCATATACAATAACTTAACACATACGCGAAGCCAAGATATGTATTGCGCAGCACTGCGTCTTACTACAAAAGACAATAGGCAACCTATAACATGCGCTCGAATGTAGGCAAGGGGGGTTTGTGATCCGAGTGTAAGGAGGTGTTCCGACCACGTTCAGGTTCTGCAGGCGGCGCATGACGGCTTTCTCCTGCTTCCACTGGGTGTACAGCGACTGGATGCACACGATGCACACCACCTGCGCGTgacaccgcaaaaaaaaaaagagaaagaaaatggggAAAATTAGCAAACACACCAATATGAAGAGGGATTTTCACGAATGCAACACCAAACAAAATACACGAACTTCAAATACTCCCACTTATCTTTTTCTTGAATTCAGTTCTGGCAATAAGTTTCCGTAAATGCGATCACGGAACTCTTACCGCACAAGGGCGCACAGAGAAACGCATATTTGCATATTTGCTGTACACAGAGCAGCGAGTGTCCACAAAGCTAGTGGATTATGGCACATACACgtccgggtttcggcaccaacgTACGCCAGCAGCGAGACCGTTAATTTAATTTTCATGCGTAGCAGGTTGTCAGCTCATGCCACAAGTATAACGTACACAAGTCGGTATACGCACATGCTCGGACCCGGATGTCCGGCTAGCCTGATTCCCCTCGCCTGCCTTTTCCCTTTGTGACGTTCATGTGCGGCGGCGTATACGGTACGCGACAAACCAGGATGACAGACACATGAAGTTCGTCTCACCTGCTGCTACCTCGCTGGAACGCTCACTGGGACGGGAATACATTATTACTACAGCTATTATTGACAGTTAGCATTCGTTTGATCATTATCATCAACAATCACAATCTCAATGTCAGGCCTACTCAACGCCACCTAAAGAAACGTCTTCTCTAGGTGGCGTTGTCCTACCCCACCCCTCCCTCCTCCCTTCTTCAAAAAAAACAGATCCGCGCCTATATGTATGCATGTACACAACGCTGCAAATGCAGGGAGGCAAAAAGACATGAGCATATATACTGCTCTACTTAATTACATGACTCCTATTCACTTGTAACATCCCACGTTTATTTTCAGTTCCATAAAGGCTGACGCAGCTGAAAGGGAGGACACGTGCATTCAGATTCGTGTCTAGAGCACA
This window of the Rhipicephalus sanguineus isolate Rsan-2018 chromosome 2, BIME_Rsan_1.4, whole genome shotgun sequence genome carries:
- the LOC119383471 gene encoding uncharacterized protein LOC119383471 isoform X1: MAIVNSFGCCELFTAGVCIGVYTMIVYLGAFIMELWWIIENNVQLPVPAYVLAAGYFSIFLVSLFLLAGLFLRKSNYLLGWLFVSVLFFFPECGLALFMSLQYWKLDSKGIAELTFYIARAVMNVVCIVCIQSLYTQWKQEKAVMRRLQNLNVVTSYRDLAPSKSNGSAGPSGSASNGVASGSASPGAHRANGNAGGGSMSSRSRYATAADSEPTYIVAHNSALKRSTSSVSGLMVRAVGGGGHHQQGVYNAAFNGSLNGCVLGPSGVDFYAPNPALWAGPSPRSEFDASSFADLVARGGGGGGLLNGYRNMSRSTSELNRGEPWTSNGSAGAVTVSHTPLHSPGPVDYATQSLDRPKFRRQGGRNNRWEVLDVRGFGDVTLERLPERPFQYLNRPGSVVRGNESDTSSSHSIRDIAL
- the LOC119383471 gene encoding uncharacterized protein LOC119383471 isoform X2, with protein sequence MAIVNSFGCCELFTAGVCIGVYTMIVYLGAFIMELWWIIENNVQLPVPAYVLAAGYFSIFLVSLFLLAGLFLRKSNYLLGWLFVSVLFFFPECGLALFMSLQYWKLDSKGIAELTFYIARAVMNVVCIVCIQSLYTQWKQEKAVMRRLQNLNVTSYRDLAPSKSNGSAGPSGSASNGVASGSASPGAHRANGNAGGGSMSSRSRYATAADSEPTYIVAHNSALKRSTSSVSGLMVRAVGGGGHHQQGVYNAAFNGSLNGCVLGPSGVDFYAPNPALWAGPSPRSEFDASSFADLVARGGGGGGLLNGYRNMSRSTSELNRGEPWTSNGSAGAVTVSHTPLHSPGPVDYATQSLDRPKFRRQGGRNNRWEVLDVRGFGDVTLERLPERPFQYLNRPGSVVRGNESDTSSSHSIRDIAL